The following proteins come from a genomic window of Denitromonas sp.:
- a CDS encoding XdhC family protein, whose translation MTEQDAVLAQWLRLAETGGQGVLATVVKVEGSSYRRPGARMLIDADGGYVGTLSGGCLEGHLVKRAWWLTEREPAVVCRYDTAADEDAQWSFGLGCDGAIHVLLERLDGCASNPLLAAIGSAQRQMRATGAAVVIAQQGTAVKVGARRVHLSEGPHDGGFGDHALMARVDADLADVIECGRSAHRRYALARGGAVEVFLECFAPPPRLVVFGAGHDAVPLVRLAKCLGWHVTVADGRPHFARPDRFPEADRVCATTAGDPLAGCEVSSQCAVVVMTHSVDQDRALLRRLLPLGLPYLGQLGPRTRTDRLIDELASAGAIDPQLGRTTLHYPVGLDIGADNAEEIALAVIAEITAVRAGRSGGMLRRREGPLHLRDPQMATVTLCPASGQIAA comes from the coding sequence ATGACGGAACAGGATGCCGTGCTGGCGCAATGGCTGCGGCTGGCGGAAACCGGCGGGCAGGGAGTGCTGGCGACGGTGGTGAAGGTGGAAGGCTCGTCCTATCGCCGCCCCGGTGCACGCATGCTGATCGATGCCGACGGCGGCTACGTCGGCACCCTCAGCGGCGGTTGCCTCGAAGGGCATCTGGTCAAGCGTGCCTGGTGGCTGACCGAGCGGGAGCCGGCGGTGGTGTGTCGTTACGACACGGCCGCCGACGAGGATGCGCAGTGGTCCTTCGGGCTCGGTTGCGATGGCGCCATTCATGTGCTGCTCGAACGCCTGGACGGTTGTGCAAGCAATCCTCTGCTGGCGGCAATCGGGTCGGCACAGCGACAGATGCGCGCAACGGGAGCGGCCGTGGTGATTGCGCAGCAGGGGACAGCGGTGAAGGTCGGTGCGCGGCGGGTCCATCTGTCGGAAGGGCCGCACGACGGCGGCTTCGGGGACCATGCGCTGATGGCGCGTGTGGATGCCGACCTGGCCGACGTCATCGAGTGCGGGCGCTCCGCACACCGGCGCTATGCCCTGGCGCGAGGGGGGGCGGTCGAGGTTTTCCTGGAATGCTTCGCACCGCCACCGCGTCTCGTGGTCTTTGGCGCGGGCCACGACGCCGTGCCCCTGGTGCGATTGGCCAAGTGCTTGGGGTGGCATGTCACCGTGGCGGACGGGCGGCCGCACTTTGCCCGCCCCGATCGCTTTCCCGAGGCGGATCGCGTGTGCGCCACGACGGCAGGCGACCCGCTGGCGGGCTGCGAGGTGAGTTCGCAGTGTGCGGTCGTGGTCATGACGCACAGCGTCGACCAGGACCGGGCGCTGTTGCGCCGTCTGCTGCCCTTGGGGCTGCCGTATCTGGGCCAGCTCGGGCCGCGCACACGCACCGATCGCCTGATCGACGAACTTGCCTCGGCCGGTGCGATCGATCCGCAGCTTGGCCGCACGACGCTGCACTATCCTGTCGGGCTCGACATCGGTGCCGACAACGCCGAGGAGATCGCGCTCGCGGTCATCGCGGAAATCACCGCCGTTCGCGCCGGACGCTCGGGCGGGATGCTGCGCCGGCGTGAAGGGCCGCTGCACCTCCGCGATCCGCAGATGGCGACGGTCACGCTCTGCCCGGCCAGCGGTCAGATCGCAGCCTGA